The genomic segment AGCAAGTTCTTCCTGAATGCTGATAAATTCCTTATATGGGAGAACCACAAATTGCTTTTTGCCTTCTTGTTCAAGAAATTTTGGATGTAATACGATCACGTAATTTCTCCTATTTTATCGATAAATATCTTAATTCAAAAGTTTGTCATATTCAGCGTGGGTTCCTATCCAAAACCATAACCATAACAATCCCTTTTCTAGTTTTACTGCGATAGCACGATATTTTGTACCAATACGCACTGACCAATATTTTGCCACCTTCTTTAAATGAAGGGATGGATGTTTAGAATTTGTTTTCAACAAAACAAAATTTTTATCGGCTAAGTTTTGGACATATTTGGCAAATTGCCATAACAATCCCAAAATGAAGGGCTTGCGAAATGCCTCATAATTCTTTACATTTTCCCTTCTTAAAATCATCTATTGCTTGTTCAGCGATTTTATCGAGTTTTCCGGATTTTGCATCATCTTCAAATTGCCTGTCCCAAGTCGCAGAAT from the candidate division KSB1 bacterium genome contains:
- a CDS encoding type II toxin-antitoxin system Phd/YefM family antitoxin, coding for MIVLHPKFLEQEGKKQFVVLPYKEFISIQEELADYEDLKELRKAKKTEKDAPIISLEDAKKELGL